In Limnohabitans sp. INBF002, one genomic interval encodes:
- a CDS encoding nitronate monooxygenase family protein — protein sequence MSRLPPVLQSLKFPVIASPLFIISNPKLLIAQCKAGVVGSMPALNARPAEQLEAWLIEITEALAAHNREHPDQPAAPFAINQIVHKSNDRLEHDMALCVKYKVPIIITSLGAREDINAAAHSYGGIVLHDVINNKFAKKAIEKGADGLIAVAAGAGGHAGVKSPFALIQEIREWFDGPVALSGSIATGGAVLAAQAMGADFAYIGSAFIATEEARAADDYKQAVVDGTSDDIVLSNLFTGVHGNYLAPSIVKAGLDPEHLPESDPSQMNFGGGAQKAWKDIWGCGQGIGVVKAVVPAAELVARLKREYQAAKQRLTA from the coding sequence ATGTCGCGTTTACCTCCGGTGTTGCAATCGCTCAAGTTCCCCGTCATCGCGTCTCCGCTGTTCATCATCAGCAACCCCAAGCTGTTGATTGCGCAATGCAAAGCGGGTGTGGTGGGGTCTATGCCTGCGCTCAATGCGCGCCCAGCTGAACAGCTCGAAGCGTGGTTGATTGAAATCACCGAGGCGCTGGCAGCTCACAACCGCGAGCATCCAGACCAACCCGCTGCGCCATTTGCCATCAACCAAATCGTCCACAAGAGCAACGACCGTTTAGAACACGACATGGCTTTGTGTGTGAAGTACAAGGTGCCTATTATCATCACGTCGCTCGGCGCGCGTGAAGACATCAACGCCGCAGCGCACAGCTACGGCGGCATCGTGCTGCACGATGTCATCAACAACAAGTTTGCCAAGAAGGCGATTGAAAAGGGCGCGGACGGCCTCATCGCCGTAGCCGCTGGTGCTGGCGGCCATGCGGGTGTGAAGAGTCCGTTTGCCTTGATTCAAGAAATTCGCGAGTGGTTTGACGGCCCTGTGGCTTTGAGCGGCTCCATCGCTACCGGCGGTGCCGTGCTGGCCGCACAAGCGATGGGGGCAGACTTTGCCTACATTGGTTCCGCCTTCATCGCGACCGAAGAAGCGCGTGCCGCGGATGACTACAAACAAGCGGTGGTGGATGGCACGTCGGATGACATTGTGTTGAGCAATTTGTTCACGGGTGTACACGGCAACTACTTGGCACCTTCCATTGTCAAAGCAGGCCTAGACCCCGAGCACTTGCCCGAGAGCGACCCCAGCCAAATGAATTTTGGTGGTGGTGCACAAAAAGCATGGAAAGACATTTGGGGCTGCGGCCAGGGCATTGGCGTGGTGAAGGCGGTGGTGCCTGCGGCTGAATTGGTGGCGCGTTTGAAGCGCGAGTACCAAGCGGCCAAGCAACGCCTCACAGCTTGA
- a CDS encoding universal stress protein, producing MYKRILVATDGSTLSKKAIASAIELAALSGAELVAVKVTPRYPQSYFEGSLPLTATEVSKIEKGWTDGAQKVLDAVVKAAKAKGVNTKAVVVKSDIVSDALIGAAKKHKADLIVMASHGRRGIKRLLLGSETQQVLTHATVPVLVLR from the coding sequence ATGTACAAACGAATTTTGGTGGCCACCGATGGCTCGACCTTGTCCAAAAAAGCCATTGCCAGCGCGATTGAACTGGCAGCTCTGAGCGGCGCCGAGCTGGTCGCTGTCAAAGTAACGCCCCGTTACCCGCAAAGCTACTTCGAAGGCTCCTTGCCTTTGACTGCGACTGAAGTTTCAAAAATTGAAAAAGGTTGGACTGACGGTGCGCAAAAAGTGTTGGACGCTGTGGTCAAAGCTGCCAAAGCCAAAGGTGTGAACACTAAGGCTGTGGTCGTGAAGTCTGACATCGTGTCTGACGCGCTGATTGGTGCAGCCAAGAAGCACAAAGCCGATTTGATCGTGATGGCCTCACACGGTCGTCGTGGCATCAAACGTTTGTTGCTGGGCAGCGAGACACAACAAGTGCTGACGCACGCCACCGTGCCAGTGCTGGTGCTGCGTTAA
- a CDS encoding cation-translocating P-type ATPase, whose amino-acid sequence MHSDSSMVELLDDRQEWLRFSQPHKPTLQSADDCWDSHVVIQGMHCAACAFTVEEALMSVPGVQAAEVNAATHRAKVVWSAARVTPSAWMAAIAKAGYGALPAADSSLRQARHEESRRALWRWLVAGFCMMQVMMYAYPAYVSREGDITPDMVFLLRWASWVLTLPVVFFSCGPFFGNALRDIRARRVSMDLPVALGMVITFLLSSVATFEPEGIFGAEVYYDSLTMFVFFLLTGRWLELRVRDRTAGALEALMNRLPDSVERQLPSGEFERVAVRRVMVGDVIRVLPSESFPADGVILQGQTLADEALLTGESRPQVRGVGDTVVAGSHNLSGIVTVRVVQVGEGTQFSQIVSLMENASLQKPRLAQLADRIAKPFLIGVLVLAALSAVYWWPTNPGHALMVAVAVLVVTCPCALSLATPAAMLAAAGNLARHGVLVRNLQALESLAEIDTLIFDKTGTLTQDGQRVTQVMTAEGVAPAFALGLAAALAKHSLHPLSRALVQAHESAGDVAAPDVQDVNEMIGQGLEGYLDGRLRLGSFTFCAPKTKGIPDAASVCQVHLCSENEWLASWQLSEDIRADAVQTVKALKDLNVDVWLLSGDQPESAQQVAQQVGITQAFGACTPQDKLSRMQTAQSQGARVAMVGDGLNDGPVLAGAHVSMAFGNAVPLAQSKSDLVLMGGSLLVVAQSVKLARHTLRVVRQNLVWAAAYNALCVPLAVVGLLPAWLAGLGMALSSLWVVLNSLRLTKGF is encoded by the coding sequence ATGCATTCTGATTCTTCCATGGTTGAGCTGCTAGACGACCGCCAAGAGTGGTTGCGTTTTAGCCAACCACACAAACCCACCCTCCAAAGCGCTGACGACTGCTGGGATTCGCACGTGGTGATCCAAGGCATGCACTGCGCTGCTTGTGCTTTCACGGTCGAAGAGGCGCTCATGTCCGTGCCGGGCGTGCAAGCCGCTGAGGTCAATGCTGCCACGCATCGCGCCAAAGTTGTGTGGTCTGCCGCACGGGTGACGCCATCGGCATGGATGGCGGCCATTGCCAAAGCAGGCTATGGCGCTCTGCCAGCGGCCGACAGCAGTTTGCGCCAGGCGCGACACGAAGAAAGTCGTCGGGCCTTGTGGCGTTGGTTGGTGGCTGGCTTTTGCATGATGCAAGTGATGATGTATGCCTATCCCGCGTATGTGTCGCGCGAGGGCGACATCACGCCCGACATGGTGTTTTTGTTGCGTTGGGCGTCATGGGTGTTGACGCTGCCGGTGGTGTTTTTCTCGTGTGGCCCGTTTTTCGGCAATGCCTTGCGTGACATCCGTGCGCGACGCGTGAGCATGGATTTGCCGGTGGCTCTTGGCATGGTGATCACGTTCTTGCTGAGCTCTGTCGCCACGTTTGAGCCCGAGGGTATTTTTGGTGCCGAGGTGTATTACGACTCGCTCACCATGTTTGTGTTTTTCTTGCTCACAGGCCGCTGGTTAGAACTGCGCGTGCGCGACCGCACGGCGGGGGCGCTGGAAGCTTTGATGAACCGCTTGCCCGACAGCGTGGAGCGGCAGTTGCCAAGTGGCGAGTTTGAGCGCGTGGCCGTGCGTCGCGTGATGGTGGGAGATGTGATTCGTGTGTTGCCATCAGAGAGCTTTCCTGCCGACGGCGTGATTTTGCAAGGCCAAACCTTGGCTGATGAGGCCTTGCTGACCGGCGAGTCACGCCCGCAAGTGCGTGGCGTGGGCGACACGGTGGTGGCGGGCAGCCACAACCTAAGTGGCATCGTGACCGTGCGGGTGGTGCAGGTGGGCGAGGGCACGCAGTTCTCGCAAATCGTGTCGTTGATGGAAAACGCCTCGTTGCAAAAACCCCGCTTGGCGCAGTTGGCCGATCGCATTGCCAAACCCTTTTTGATAGGTGTGCTGGTATTGGCTGCACTCTCAGCTGTGTATTGGTGGCCCACCAACCCCGGTCACGCCTTGATGGTGGCCGTAGCTGTGTTGGTGGTGACGTGTCCGTGTGCCTTGTCGCTCGCCACACCGGCGGCCATGCTGGCCGCGGCGGGTAATTTGGCGCGTCACGGTGTGCTGGTGCGCAACCTACAAGCCTTGGAGTCATTGGCTGAAATCGACACCTTGATTTTTGACAAAACGGGCACGCTCACCCAAGACGGTCAACGCGTCACGCAGGTGATGACGGCAGAAGGTGTGGCGCCAGCGTTCGCCTTGGGCTTGGCGGCAGCGTTGGCCAAACATTCGCTGCACCCCTTGTCACGGGCGCTGGTGCAAGCGCATGAGTCTGCGGGGGATGTTGCTGCACCGGACGTTCAAGATGTAAACGAAATGATTGGTCAGGGCTTGGAAGGGTACTTAGACGGACGTTTGCGCTTGGGCTCGTTCACGTTTTGTGCACCAAAAACCAAGGGAATACCCGATGCGGCGAGTGTTTGCCAAGTACACTTATGCAGTGAAAACGAGTGGCTTGCCAGCTGGCAACTGTCTGAAGACATACGTGCCGACGCGGTCCAAACCGTGAAAGCACTGAAAGACCTGAATGTGGATGTGTGGTTGCTCTCGGGCGACCAGCCTGAGTCAGCTCAGCAAGTCGCACAGCAGGTGGGCATTACCCAAGCATTTGGGGCGTGTACGCCGCAAGACAAGCTCTCACGTATGCAAACTGCGCAGTCGCAAGGCGCGCGGGTGGCGATGGTGGGGGATGGCCTCAATGATGGCCCTGTCTTGGCCGGGGCCCATGTGTCGATGGCGTTTGGCAATGCGGTGCCCTTGGCTCAGTCCAAATCGGACTTGGTCTTGATGGGCGGCAGCTTGTTGGTGGTGGCGCAAAGCGTCAAGTTGGCGAGGCACACCCTGCGGGTGGTGCGGCAAAACTTGGTGTGGGCTGCGGCTTACAACGCTTTGTGTGTGCCGTTGGCCGTGGTGGGCTTGTTGCCCGCATGGCTGGCTGGTTTGGGAATGGCGTTGAGCTCGTTGTGGGTCGTATTGAATTCTTTACGGCTCACCAAAGGATTTTGA
- the ccoS gene encoding cbb3-type cytochrome oxidase assembly protein CcoS, which produces MDILYLLIPLSVLLVLFILGGLWWAVHRGQFDSVEQEGERILRND; this is translated from the coding sequence ATGGATATCTTGTATTTATTGATTCCGCTGTCGGTGTTGTTGGTGCTCTTTATTTTGGGTGGCCTTTGGTGGGCTGTTCATCGAGGCCAGTTCGACAGCGTGGAGCAAGAAGGCGAGCGTATTCTTAGAAACGATTGA
- the ccoN gene encoding cytochrome-c oxidase, cbb3-type subunit I encodes MNSSEQAVYSDTVVRQFSIMAVVWGVVGMLVGVIIASQLAWPELNFGIPWLSYGRLRPLHTNAVIFAFGGCALFATSYYVVQRTCHTALFLPKLAAFTFWGWQLVILAAAVSLPLGFTQGKEYAELEWPIDILIAVVWVAYAVVFFGTVGTRKVKHIYVANWFYGAFIIAVALLHIVNSAAIPAGMMKSYSAYAGAQDAMVQWWYGHNAVGFFLTAGFLGMMYYFIPKQAGRPVYSYRLSIVHFWALIFTYMWAGPHHLHYTALPDWTQSVGMVFSLVLLAPSWGGMINGIMTLSGAWHKLRDDPILRFLIVSLSFYGMSTFEGPMMAIKTVNALSHYTDWTVGHVHSGALGWVGLVSMGSIYYLIPKLFGRKEMYSVKAIEVHFWLATIGIVLYIAAMWIAGVMQGLMWRAINADGTLTYTFVESVKATYPFYVIRMAGGLLYLTGMVIMLWNVVKTVTSGNTVSVAIPAPAHA; translated from the coding sequence ATGAACTCATCAGAGCAAGCCGTTTACAGCGATACCGTTGTACGGCAGTTTTCCATCATGGCGGTGGTTTGGGGTGTGGTTGGCATGTTGGTGGGCGTGATCATCGCTTCTCAACTGGCTTGGCCGGAACTGAACTTTGGCATCCCTTGGTTGAGCTATGGCCGTTTGCGTCCATTGCACACCAATGCGGTGATTTTTGCGTTTGGCGGCTGCGCCTTGTTCGCAACCAGCTATTACGTGGTGCAACGCACCTGCCACACGGCCTTGTTCCTGCCTAAATTGGCCGCTTTCACCTTTTGGGGTTGGCAGTTGGTCATCTTGGCGGCAGCTGTCAGCTTGCCTTTGGGTTTCACCCAGGGCAAGGAATACGCTGAACTTGAGTGGCCCATTGACATCTTGATCGCTGTGGTGTGGGTTGCCTACGCTGTGGTGTTTTTCGGTACGGTTGGCACGCGCAAGGTCAAACACATTTATGTGGCCAACTGGTTCTACGGCGCGTTCATCATCGCGGTGGCCTTGCTGCACATCGTTAACAGTGCTGCGATTCCTGCAGGCATGATGAAGTCTTACTCTGCCTACGCTGGCGCACAAGATGCGATGGTGCAGTGGTGGTATGGCCACAACGCGGTGGGCTTCTTCTTGACCGCTGGCTTCTTGGGCATGATGTATTACTTCATCCCTAAGCAAGCAGGTCGCCCTGTGTACTCGTATCGCTTGTCGATTGTTCACTTTTGGGCTTTGATCTTCACTTACATGTGGGCGGGTCCTCACCACTTGCATTACACCGCGTTGCCTGACTGGACTCAGTCGGTCGGTATGGTGTTCTCTTTGGTGTTGTTGGCACCTAGCTGGGGCGGCATGATCAACGGCATCATGACTTTGTCTGGCGCATGGCACAAACTGCGCGACGACCCCATCTTGCGCTTCTTGATCGTGTCCTTGTCGTTCTACGGCATGTCCACTTTCGAAGGCCCCATGATGGCCATCAAAACTGTGAACGCTTTGAGCCATTACACCGACTGGACCGTTGGCCACGTGCACTCAGGTGCTTTGGGCTGGGTGGGCTTGGTGTCTATGGGTTCTATCTACTATCTGATTCCTAAGTTGTTCGGTCGCAAGGAAATGTACAGCGTCAAGGCGATTGAGGTCCACTTCTGGTTGGCCACCATCGGCATCGTGTTGTACATCGCTGCGATGTGGATTGCCGGTGTGATGCAAGGTTTGATGTGGCGCGCGATCAACGCCGACGGCACATTGACTTACACCTTCGTCGAGTCAGTTAAAGCGACTTATCCGTTCTACGTGATTCGTATGGCAGGTGGTTTGTTGTACTTGACAGGCATGGTCATCATGTTGTGGAACGTGGTCAAAACTGTGACCAGCGGTAATACCGTGAGCGTTGCCATTCCAGCACCTGCACACGCCTGA
- the ccoO gene encoding cytochrome-c oxidase, cbb3-type subunit II yields the protein MSDNNSKGFSHASVETNNFLMIVLILIAVAFGGLVEIVPLFFQKSTTEPVTGVKPLTALQLAGRDIYVREGCYNCHSQMIRPFRAETLRYGHYSVAGESVYDHPFQWGSKRTGPDLARVGGKYSDEWHRVHLNNPRDVVPESNMPEYPWLLKNTVDAAAMPAHMKALRAVGVPYTDEEIAKASEDVTGKTEMEAVIAFLQSLGLALK from the coding sequence ATGTCTGATAACAATTCCAAAGGCTTCTCCCACGCCAGCGTGGAGACCAATAACTTTTTGATGATCGTGTTGATCTTGATCGCCGTCGCTTTTGGCGGCTTGGTTGAGATCGTGCCCTTGTTCTTTCAAAAGTCCACCACTGAGCCCGTCACTGGCGTGAAGCCTTTGACTGCGTTGCAGTTGGCTGGCCGCGACATCTATGTGCGTGAAGGTTGCTACAACTGCCACTCACAAATGATTCGTCCTTTCCGTGCCGAGACATTGCGTTACGGCCACTACTCGGTGGCTGGTGAGTCTGTGTATGACCACCCCTTCCAGTGGGGCAGCAAGCGCACGGGTCCAGACTTGGCTCGCGTGGGCGGTAAATACAGCGACGAATGGCACCGTGTTCATTTGAACAACCCACGTGATGTGGTGCCTGAGTCCAACATGCCTGAATACCCATGGCTGTTGAAGAACACGGTGGATGCAGCAGCAATGCCTGCGCACATGAAGGCATTGCGCGCAGTGGGCGTGCCTTATACGGATGAAGAAATCGCTAAGGCCTCAGAAGACGTCACGGGTAAAACCGAGATGGAAGCTGTGATTGCGTTCCTCCAATCACTGGGCCTCGCGCTCAAATAA
- a CDS encoding cbb3-type cytochrome c oxidase subunit 3, with translation MDVNDLRIATTLISFAVFIGIMVWAFSRRNKEDFEAASKLPLDQD, from the coding sequence ATGGATGTCAATGATCTGCGAATCGCGACCACGTTGATTTCGTTTGCCGTGTTCATCGGCATCATGGTGTGGGCTTTTTCTCGACGTAACAAAGAAGATTTTGAGGCAGCATCAAAGCTGCCCCTCGATCAAGACTAA
- the ccoP gene encoding cytochrome-c oxidase, cbb3-type subunit III has product MSDFTSNFWSIFVSSISIFGIVYCAFLLWFSAKVKVSAHEEDGTTGHVWDEDLREMNNPLPRWWLWLFIITMVFAVVYFIAYPGLGGYAGKLAWTSQGQYEAEVAKANQELEPLYAAFNAQTPEQLSQDPKAMAVGERLFMNNCAQCHGSDARGSKGFPNLTDSDWLHGGTTDKIKETLTKGRIGQMPPMAAAVGTPDDIRNVSHYVLSLSGSPHDSVRAALGKSKFGACAACHGPDGKGMQAMGSANLTDKIWLHGWGEEAITAMINNGKVNQMPAQEGRLTESQIHVLTAYVWGFSNKPAVAK; this is encoded by the coding sequence ATGAGTGATTTCACAAGTAATTTTTGGTCGATCTTCGTATCGTCCATCTCCATTTTTGGCATCGTGTACTGCGCATTTTTGCTGTGGTTCTCGGCCAAAGTCAAAGTGTCAGCGCACGAAGAAGACGGCACAACTGGCCACGTCTGGGACGAGGACTTGCGTGAAATGAACAACCCCCTCCCACGTTGGTGGCTGTGGCTGTTCATCATCACCATGGTGTTTGCTGTGGTGTATTTCATTGCTTACCCAGGTTTGGGTGGCTATGCAGGTAAGTTGGCTTGGACATCGCAAGGTCAATACGAAGCTGAAGTGGCCAAGGCCAACCAAGAGCTTGAGCCTTTGTACGCTGCTTTCAACGCGCAAACACCCGAACAACTGTCGCAAGACCCTAAAGCCATGGCTGTGGGCGAGCGTTTGTTCATGAACAACTGCGCACAGTGCCACGGTTCTGACGCCCGCGGTTCAAAAGGCTTCCCCAACTTGACAGACAGCGATTGGCTGCATGGTGGTACGACTGACAAGATCAAAGAGACCCTCACCAAAGGGCGTATTGGTCAAATGCCACCTATGGCGGCAGCTGTTGGAACACCAGACGACATTCGCAATGTGTCGCACTATGTGTTGAGTTTGTCTGGTAGCCCACACGACTCTGTGCGTGCCGCTTTGGGTAAGTCGAAGTTCGGTGCATGTGCTGCGTGTCACGGTCCTGACGGCAAAGGTATGCAAGCCATGGGCTCGGCTAACTTGACCGACAAGATCTGGTTGCACGGCTGGGGCGAAGAAGCCATCACCGCGATGATCAACAACGGTAAGGTCAACCAAATGCCAGCACAAGAAGGCCGTTTGACTGAATCACAAATTCACGTGTTGACCGCCTATGTTTGGGGCTTCTCGAATAAACCTGCTGTTGCGAAGTAA
- the ccoG gene encoding cytochrome c oxidase accessory protein CcoG: MVSLYAASKKIYPRSVEGIFAYWRWILVVLTQLVFYGLPWFEWGTRQAVLFDLASRRFYIFGLVLYPQDFIYLTGLLVISALALFLFTAVAGRLWCGYACPQTVYSEIFLWIERKVEGDRSARMRLDDADFSLEKLVKKWYKHIIWIFLSIWTGFTFVGYFTPIRELAMEFFLTQMSSWELFWVFFYAFATYGNAGFMREQVCKYMCPYARFQSAMFDNDTLIVTYDTERGEPRGPRSKKAETGVLNLGACVDCTLCVQVCPTGIDIRDGLQYECIGCGACADVCDTVMDKMGYARGLVRYSTQNAMDNKWTPQQIWQRLMRPRIQIYTMILVAVTVGLFVSLSLRTPFKVDVVRDRSTLSRITEFGTLENVYRLQIMNAAETVQTYHLSVKGLPGLKITTDTEVMVDPAQARWVVLRADIPYGSAEGGSHKIMFEIQASGTDEFVVEKSVFIVPR, from the coding sequence ATGGTCTCGCTTTATGCTGCATCGAAAAAAATCTACCCTCGCTCTGTGGAGGGTATCTTTGCTTATTGGCGCTGGATTTTGGTGGTCCTGACGCAGCTGGTGTTTTACGGTTTGCCTTGGTTTGAGTGGGGTACACGTCAAGCGGTGCTGTTCGATTTGGCGTCGCGCAGGTTTTATATTTTTGGTTTGGTCTTGTACCCGCAAGACTTTATTTATCTCACGGGCTTGTTGGTGATTTCAGCCTTGGCGCTGTTTTTGTTCACGGCAGTGGCGGGGCGTTTGTGGTGTGGTTATGCCTGTCCGCAAACGGTTTACAGCGAAATTTTCTTGTGGATTGAGCGCAAGGTCGAAGGCGACCGCTCCGCCCGTATGCGCTTGGACGACGCAGACTTCTCGTTGGAGAAGTTGGTTAAGAAGTGGTACAAGCACATCATCTGGATCTTCTTGTCGATCTGGACTGGCTTCACTTTTGTGGGTTACTTCACACCCATCCGTGAGCTGGCAATGGAGTTTTTCCTGACGCAGATGAGTTCATGGGAACTGTTCTGGGTGTTCTTTTATGCCTTCGCCACGTATGGCAACGCTGGGTTCATGCGCGAACAGGTGTGTAAATACATGTGCCCTTACGCACGCTTTCAAAGCGCCATGTTTGACAACGACACGCTGATCGTCACCTATGACACTGAACGCGGCGAACCACGTGGCCCACGCTCAAAGAAAGCAGAGACGGGTGTCCTGAACTTAGGTGCTTGTGTAGATTGCACCTTGTGCGTTCAGGTGTGTCCGACAGGCATTGATATTCGCGATGGTTTGCAATACGAATGCATTGGTTGTGGCGCGTGCGCCGATGTGTGCGATACCGTCATGGATAAGATGGGCTATGCACGTGGCTTGGTTCGCTACTCCACACAAAATGCGATGGATAACAAGTGGACGCCTCAACAAATCTGGCAACGCTTGATGCGACCTCGTATTCAGATTTACACCATGATCTTGGTGGCGGTGACGGTGGGTTTATTTGTTTCACTCAGTTTGCGCACCCCCTTTAAGGTGGACGTTGTACGCGATCGCTCAACCTTGTCACGGATTACTGAGTTCGGCACACTGGAAAACGTGTACCGTTTGCAAATCATGAATGCGGCTGAAACTGTTCAAACGTACCATTTGTCCGTCAAAGGCTTGCCCGGCCTGAAAATCACGACTGACACAGAGGTAATGGTTGACCCTGCACAAGCCCGTTGGGTGGTATTGCGAGCCGATATTCCTTATGGTTCTGCCGAAGGTGGGTCGCACAAAATCATGTTTGAAATTCAGGCTTCGGGTACTGATGAGTTCGTGGTCGAGAAATCTGTGTTCATCGTTCCTAGGTAA
- a CDS encoding FixH family protein: MKQDTPDTKPWWQYGHVWLIIAGPAAVVVAGFITLAIAIRVPDPVVADDYYRRGLDINKTLAAEKDMQLAPAMQARNHVVTPKAESAKPDTPAKTP, translated from the coding sequence ATGAAACAAGACACACCTGATACCAAACCTTGGTGGCAATACGGCCATGTATGGCTCATCATTGCGGGGCCTGCTGCGGTGGTCGTGGCTGGCTTCATCACCTTGGCGATTGCGATTCGCGTCCCTGATCCCGTGGTGGCCGACGACTATTACCGCCGAGGTTTAGACATCAACAAAACCTTGGCAGCAGAAAAAGACATGCAGTTGGCGCCCGCCATGCAGGCGCGCAACCATGTGGTGACTCCCAAAGCTGAATCAGCCAAGCCAGACACCCCCGCGAAAACCCCATAA
- the fnr gene encoding fumarate/nitrate reduction transcriptional regulator Fnr, producing the protein MSAPMNSTSIKVACSNCNLRELCMPLGLNESEMERVDEVVATRRKVTRGDNLFRNGDKFNALFAIRTGFFKTRISSEDGRDQVTGFQMAGEIIGLDGIVSDHHTCDAVALEDAEVCVMPFDRIEELSREITSLQRHVHKIMSREIVRENGVMLLLGSMRAEERLAAFLLNLVQRLHARGFSQSELVLRMTREEIGSYLGLKLETVSRTFSKFVEDGIVEVKQRHVRILNPDALKLIVNAQTCQPV; encoded by the coding sequence CTGTCAGCACCCATGAATTCCACCAGTATCAAAGTCGCCTGTTCCAATTGCAATTTGCGAGAACTCTGCATGCCTTTGGGCTTGAATGAGAGCGAAATGGAACGTGTGGATGAGGTGGTGGCGACGCGTCGCAAAGTGACTCGCGGTGATAACCTTTTCAGAAATGGTGACAAGTTCAACGCGCTGTTCGCCATTCGCACAGGGTTCTTCAAGACACGCATCTCATCTGAGGATGGCCGCGATCAAGTGACGGGCTTTCAAATGGCGGGCGAAATCATTGGCCTAGATGGCATTGTGAGCGACCACCACACCTGTGATGCTGTCGCGCTCGAAGACGCTGAAGTGTGTGTGATGCCGTTTGATCGCATTGAAGAGTTGTCACGCGAAATTACTTCGCTGCAACGTCATGTGCACAAAATCATGAGCCGTGAAATCGTGCGTGAAAACGGGGTGATGTTGCTGCTGGGCAGCATGCGGGCCGAAGAGCGCTTAGCCGCCTTCTTGCTGAACCTGGTGCAACGCTTGCACGCCAGGGGTTTCTCTCAATCAGAATTGGTTTTGCGAATGACGCGTGAAGAGATTGGCAGCTACTTAGGACTCAAACTAGAAACCGTGAGCCGCACGTTTTCTAAATTTGTGGAAGACGGCATTGTTGAGGTCAAGCAGCGCCACGTGCGCATCCTCAATCCAGATGCGCTCAAACTCATCGTGAACGCACAAACCTGTCAGCCAGTTTAA